The genomic window GGCGAGAAAAGCGCGGCCAATCTGCTGGCTGAGATCGAGCAGTCAAAGGGGCGGGGCGCGGACAGACTGCTCTTCGGCCTGGGCGTGCGGTTTGTCGGCCAGATCGCCGCCGAGCTGATTATCAGCCGCTACGGCAACATTCTCGCGCTGGAGGGAGCAGGCTCCGAGGAGCTGGAGGCTATCGACGGGATCGGGCCGGTGATCGCCCGTTCGCTGGCGGCGTTCATGGACGGGAAGGAGAACCGGGAGCTGATCGACAAACTGGCGGCCGCGGGCGTGGACCTCGGCGGCGAGTCGGCGACGGTTGAAGTCCCTTCCGAGAGCAATCCGTTCAACGGTAAGAAATTCGTGCTGACCGGCGCGCTCGAGAATTTCTCCCGGGACAAGGCAGCCGCCGAGATCAAACGCCGGGGCGGCAAGCTCAGCGGCTCGGTGAGCGGTAAAACCGATTACGTGCTCTACGGCTCGGAGCCGGGCAGTAAGCTGGCCAGGGCGCGCGAGCTGGGCGTGGAGACAATCGACGAGGCCACGTTTCTCGAATGGCTGAAACAATAAGCAGGTGGAATTTTGGCGGAAATTATCGGCATTGTTTTCGATTTCGACGACACCCTGGCCCCGGACACCACCAGCGCGTTCCTGGCCCACTGGGGCGTGGACCCCGACGAGTTCTGGACCGGGAGTGTCAACCCTCTGCTCGCCGAGGGCTGGGACCCGATCCCGGCCTACCTCTACCGGATGATCGAGCTTTCGCGCCGGCGGCCGCCGGGGGAGAGGATTACGGATCAGAAACTCCGGGAATTCGGCCGCAAGGTACGTTTCCAGCCCGGTGCCACAGCCATCTTCGACAAGCTGATCCAATCCATCTCCGAGTCGTATCCCGATACCGCGCTCGAATTCTACGTGGTCTCCTCCGGCATCCGCAGGATTATCGCCAATACGAAAATCAGTAAAAGATTCCACCGGATCTGGGCGTCGGATTTTCACTGCCACCCCGACACCGGCGAGATCGTGTTCCCGCGCAACGTGGTATCTTTCACCGACAAGACCCGGTTCCTGTTCCAGATCAGCAAGGGGTTCGCCGGCCCCGAGTACGACTCCCGGCCGTTCGAGGTCAACCGCCGGGTAAGCCGGGAAAGCCTGAGGGTTCCGTTCAGCCGGATGGTGTACGTGGGCGACGGTTACACCGACGTACCGTGTTTCGCGCTGATCCGCAAAGGCGGCGGCGTGGCGCTCGGGGTCTACGACCCTGGCCGGCGCGAGAAATGGCGGCGCGCCTGGGGCTTTGTCGAGGATGAGCGCGTATCGAACCTGGTCCCGGCCGACTACTCCAAGGGCGGCGCCCTGGAGCACTCGCTGATCATGGCGGTCGACAGGATTGCAGGGGATATCAGGCGGGAGGGGCGGGGGTGAGCCAGGTAAATATTACCGTGCTTAATCCTTTAGCTTTTTATTGACCCGCTCCAAAAACGCGGCGGTTGCTTTTGTTTTCGAGTGGTCATCGCCCAGGAACTGGCGGAGGATTCTCAGCGCCCGCTCGTAGTGCTCTTTTGCCTTTTCAAGTTTACCCATATTTTCAAGCAATTCCCCAAGGTTGTGAAGAACCGTAGCAACCTCAGGATGGTCCGGGCTGTAGGCTGCCTCGGCAATCCGTAAGGCTTGCTCGTAGTAATCTTGCGCACCCACATAATCGCTCATTTTTTCGAGCACAATGGCGAGATTGTTCAGCCGGGTAGCCATTGAAGGGTGCTTAGGGCCGAGTGTGGTTTCGCAAATTCGTAGCGCCCGCTCGTAGTGCTCTTTCGCAGCGGCATAGTCGCCCATGGCTCCAAGCACGGCGCCGAGGTTGCTGACTCCTATTGCAACAGCAGGATGGTCCGGGCCATAGGCTGCTTCGTCAATCCGTAACGCCCGCTCGTAGTGTTCTTTCGCAGCGGTATAATCGCCCATCTCTCGATGTACATCACCGAGGTTGTTGACGTCTATTGCAACAGTAGGATGGTCCGGGCCGTAAGCGGCCTCGTGAATCCGTAGCGCCCACTCGTAGTGCTCTTTCGCACCCGTCAGATCGCCCGTATCTTGAAGCACTATGCCGAGGTTGCTGACACCAGTTGCAACATCAGGATGGTCCGGGCCATAGACATTCACATGTATCTTTAGCGCTCGCTCGTAGTGCTCTTTCGCTCCCACCAGATCACCCATGGCCCTAAGCACACCGCCAAGGTTGCCTACCCGTATTCCGACGTTTGGATTATCCGGGCCGTAGATTACCTCGTCAATCCGCAGTGCCCGCTCGTAGTGCTCTTTCGCAGCGGGATAATCGCCCATTTCTTTAAGCACTACACCGAGGTTGTTAGCAAATATTGCAACCTTTTCATGATCCTGCCCAAGCTCATTTTCCGCAAGTTGGAGCGCTTTTTGATGCGCGGCAAGCGCCTGTTTGTAAACCGCCTGCCTGTGCAAGTGGCAACCGATTTTATCGTATAATCTTGCGGCCTGCTCAAGTGACACTTGCAGCCGCCCGGCTTGCGCGGCGGCGGCCTGGGCGTGGGGCCGCAGGGCGGAACTCGCCGCCCAGGTGTCGGGATCATTCCACTCAAATGGGAAGATTTCATCCATCAGCGTACAAACCCTGCCGGCCCAGGCGGTGCGCTCATCCCCGGAAAGCCGCTCCCGCACCACCTCCTGCACCAGCCGGTGGAGACTGAGCAAATTGTCCTGCCGCTCCAGAAGGGAGTATTTTTTGAGGGCGGCAACAGCTTTGTCCAATTCAAGTTCTTTACCCGCGGCTTTCTGAAGCGCGGCGGGCAGGTGCTCTGCACCCTGCTTAACAATATCCACCAGCGAAATATTGTCCGGATCCAGGAACGCGCAGAGGTTGAGCAGTTCAACCGCCGCCGGGGATTCTTCTTTTACTTTGCTGAAAGAAATCTCCCAGGTGGTTCTTACAGTCTCGCCGTAGTCGCCGCAGCCGGGAGGGTGACCCAGCAAAGTCTCACACTGCTCGCGGAACAGCTTATGATACCCGGCTAGGGACTGGCCGGTGGCTTCCATGTACGAGCCTGCCTGCTCCAGGGCCAGGGGCAGGCAGCCCAGTTCCTCGGCTAATGCGGCTGCGGCTTTTTTATCTTTCTGCTTTGTACGATCCAGCAGGAATTTTACCGCTTTTTCCGGCGCCAGGATTTCCACTTTCAGCGGCTTGGCGGTCCCGCCCCAGGTTGCGTTACGCGAGGTGATAATAGTATGGCCGGAACCTGAATTCGGTATGTACTCTTTTACCTCACCCGGTCCCCCGGCATTGTCCAGCACCAGCAGCCACTCGCCGTTGCTGTTGAGCCAGTCCCTTGTTGCGTCTACGCGCTCCGCGAGCTTGGCATCCGCTTCGGCTATCAGGCCAAGCTTAACCGCCAGTTCTCCGTAGTCGGTCGCCAGGGTGGTCGGTTCCTCGGCCCGTACCCACCAGACAACTTCGTAGCTGTCGCGGTGGGTGTGGCAGAATTCCGAGGCTAACTGGGTTTTGCCTACCCCACCCAGGCCATGGACCGCCCGGGGCTGGGTCAGGGCGGTCGGTTCGCCGGAAGTGAGGGATTCGCTCAGGCTGGCAAGTAAACCCTCGCGGCCGGTGAAATAGGGGTTTCGGGGGTGGGAGACGTTCCAGATCGGTTTTCTATCTTCTTCTACCGATACTTTCCGCTCTGGTTGGTCTGTTTCGCTTGTTGTTCCAGGAGGTTGTTTTTCTTTCGGTGAAGCAATTGGTTTTCTTCTAATAAATTTCAATATAATTCCAGCAATCACGGCTGCAATAATCGCTGTCGCAAGCTGATTACCATTTATCCATTTCAGTGCATCAGAACAAGTTTCAATTAGGCCATTGCTAATTTTATTGCTTACCATGAAGTCAAGTAATACACCCCAGCCAATTGCAAGTACGCAAAGTACAATAATTGATGTTCTCTTTTTGGGCATCTTGAGGTATCAGCTTTCAAGGAGTTTTAGACTTGCCAATGATTGACACTCATCAATAATAGCATTATGCAATATTGTTATCAACGCAAAAAGGCGCGGGCAACATGCCCGCGCCTTTTCAATCCCAAATCTGTCATCAACTCCTAATTATACGTCGGCAGGAACGAGTACTTGTCCGCATAATACAGCATCTGCTCGGTGAAATCCTCCGGGTACTCCACGCGCACGTCCACGATCTCGCCGCCGCGCTCCACAGGCACCAGGCGGGGGTTGATAAACCCGCTGTAGGGTGCGATCCCCAGTTTTTTATACCGCTCCACCACCTGCGCCCGCAATGCTTCGTCCACTTTGACCCCGTAGGTTTCCACCAGGGCCTTGCCCGCCTCGTAGTCGCCCTGGCTCTTGATCCGCTGGATTTCGCGCAGGAGCCGGCCGAACAGCTCGCGGAGGCGCCCGTAGTCGTTGACCACGAAATAGGTCTTGCCCTCGCGCTCCACCCGCTCGATGACGTTGTCCGCCCTGCCCTGCTCCCAGGCCCAGAGCGCCACCAGCTGACGGTTGCGCATGTGGGCCTCCTCGAGTTCCTCGCCGGGCTCGATCCGCCGCAGCTGACGGATCAGGCCGTTGGTGATATAGCCATCGTAAGCCACTTTGCCGATATCGGTTGTGGGCGCCACTCCGATCTCCACCAGCTTGGGGTCGGGCAGGTAGTAGAGCGCCACCAGGTCGGCGCGGGCCTCTTCGAGAGTGGCGGCGTAGTTTTTCAGCGTCTCCCTGGGTGTCCCCACTCCCGGCTCGATCCGCCCCGAGGCGTGTCCGATCACCTCGTGCATGTCGGTGTGGAGGTTATCGGCCAGCACGCCATGCTGCTTGATCAGCGCCCTGGTCTCGTCCCTCAGGTAGAACTCCTCCACTTCGCCGCTGGACTTGCCGGCCTCGTTGAATGAGTTGACGATATTGCCCAGGGTGACCGATTTGGACCCGTGATTGGCGCGGATCCAGTTGGCGTTGGGCAGGTTGATCCCGATCGGGCTGGAGGGACTGACCGCCCCGGCTCCGACCACGGTGTTGACCACCCGGGCCGAGATGCCGCTGACATCGGG from Candidatus Glassbacteria bacterium includes these protein-coding regions:
- a CDS encoding haloacid dehalogenase-like hydrolase → MAEIIGIVFDFDDTLAPDTTSAFLAHWGVDPDEFWTGSVNPLLAEGWDPIPAYLYRMIELSRRRPPGERITDQKLREFGRKVRFQPGATAIFDKLIQSISESYPDTALEFYVVSSGIRRIIANTKISKRFHRIWASDFHCHPDTGEIVFPRNVVSFTDKTRFLFQISKGFAGPEYDSRPFEVNRRVSRESLRVPFSRMVYVGDGYTDVPCFALIRKGGGVALGVYDPGRREKWRRAWGFVEDERVSNLVPADYSKGGALEHSLIMAVDRIAGDIRREGRG
- a CDS encoding tetratricopeptide repeat protein; translation: MPKKRTSIIVLCVLAIGWGVLLDFMVSNKISNGLIETCSDALKWINGNQLATAIIAAVIAGIILKFIRRKPIASPKEKQPPGTTSETDQPERKVSVEEDRKPIWNVSHPRNPYFTGREGLLASLSESLTSGEPTALTQPRAVHGLGGVGKTQLASEFCHTHRDSYEVVWWVRAEEPTTLATDYGELAVKLGLIAEADAKLAERVDATRDWLNSNGEWLLVLDNAGGPGEVKEYIPNSGSGHTIITSRNATWGGTAKPLKVEILAPEKAVKFLLDRTKQKDKKAAAALAEELGCLPLALEQAGSYMEATGQSLAGYHKLFREQCETLLGHPPGCGDYGETVRTTWEISFSKVKEESPAAVELLNLCAFLDPDNISLVDIVKQGAEHLPAALQKAAGKELELDKAVAALKKYSLLERQDNLLSLHRLVQEVVRERLSGDERTAWAGRVCTLMDEIFPFEWNDPDTWAASSALRPHAQAAAAQAGRLQVSLEQAARLYDKIGCHLHRQAVYKQALAAHQKALQLAENELGQDHEKVAIFANNLGVVLKEMGDYPAAKEHYERALRIDEVIYGPDNPNVGIRVGNLGGVLRAMGDLVGAKEHYERALKIHVNVYGPDHPDVATGVSNLGIVLQDTGDLTGAKEHYEWALRIHEAAYGPDHPTVAIDVNNLGDVHREMGDYTAAKEHYERALRIDEAAYGPDHPAVAIGVSNLGAVLGAMGDYAAAKEHYERALRICETTLGPKHPSMATRLNNLAIVLEKMSDYVGAQDYYEQALRIAEAAYSPDHPEVATVLHNLGELLENMGKLEKAKEHYERALRILRQFLGDDHSKTKATAAFLERVNKKLKD